The Streptomyces sp. GSL17-111 region ACCGACCGGCCGAGGCAGATGCCGACCAGCGACTCGCGTCCCGCCCCGGCCGCCCGCAGTCGGGACGCCAGCGCGGACGCCCTGGCGTCCAGCTCGGCGTAGGTCAGCGTGCGGCCGCCGCCGGTCACCGCGACCGCCTGCGGTGCGCGCCGGAGCTGCTCGGCGAACCGTTGTATGGCCAGTGCGGGCGAGGCGGCGTGGTCGGCCACGGCGCCGGGACCGTCGGTGCTCAGCAGCCAGTGCCGCTCCGCGTCGGTGAGCAGCTCGATACCGCCGAGCCGGGTGTCCGGCGCCTGGTCGAAAGCGCGCAGTGCGGCGACGGTGTGCGCGGCCAGCGCGGCGATCGACCGCTCGGTGAAAAGGTCGGGTCGGTAGACGAAGGCGAGTCGGTCGGCGGACGCGTCCAGGGTGAGGTCGAACTTCGCGGTGGTCAGGTCGATCGGGAAGGAGGTGCCCGCCGCGTCGCCGAGTGCGAAACCCTCGGTGTCTGCCTCGGCGAAGGTGAACAGCACCTGGAACAGCGGGTTGCGGCTCAGGTCCCGGCGCGGCGCCAGTTCGTCCACCACCCGCTCGAACGGCACACCCTGGTGGGACAGCGCGCTGAGCACGACTTCCCTTGTCCTGGCAAGGAATTCCGCGCAGGTCGGGTCGTCGGTCAGCTCGGACCGCAGCACCAGGGTGTTGACGAAGAAGCCGACCAGGTTCTCGGTCTCCGTCCGGTCCCGGTTGGCGGAGATGGTGCCGATGGCGATGTCGTCCTGGCCGCTGTGCAGCGCCAGCGCGGCCTGGAACGCGGCCATCAGGGTCATGGACGGCGTGGTCCCGGCCCGTCGGCACACCCGGTCCAGCACCTCGGACAGCTCGCCCGCCAGTTCCACCCGGTGCGCCCGCGCCTGATAGGACCGGGTGTCCGGGCGCGGAAAGTCGGTGGGCAGTTCCAGCGGGGCGAGGCCCGCCAGTGCGCCACGCCAGTACGCCAGGTCGGCATGCGCGGCCGCGGAGTCCTCTTCCAGCCGCTGCCAGGCCGCGTAGTCGGTGTACTCGATCGGCATGGCGGGCAGCCGGGGCTGGTCGCCTGCGAGCCGGGCCCGGTACAACTCGCGCAGGTCGCGCACCAGGATGGCCAGCGACCAGCCGTCCGAGACGATGTGGTGCATGGCCAGCACCAACACGTGGTCCCGCTCGGCGACGCGGACCAGGGTGGCCCGGAACGACGGCTCGTCAGCGAGGGTGAACGGCCGGGTGGCCAGTTCCCGCACCAGTTCGCCAAGATCGCCTTCAGCCAGTTCGCTGTCGGTCAGGTCGCCGTCGGTGAGGTCGATCACGGCGAGGCCGGTGCCCACCGGCAGCACCCGCTGCACCGCGACGCCCGCCTCCGCCGGGAAGACCGTCCGCAGTTGGGCGTGCCGGTCGACCAGGTCGGCGACGGCGGCGCTCAGCGCGCCGGTGTCCACCTCGCCCACGATGCGCCACGCGGCGGGCATCAGGTACTCGGTGCTGCCGGGTTCGAGCTGGTCCAGGAAGTACAGCCGCTGCTGGGCGGCCGACAGCGGGGACCGGTCCGCCTTCGGGTCGAGCCGGGGGATACCCGCCGGGGCGGTGCCCGCGTCGGCCTTGCCGCGGAGCCGTTGTTCGAGTAACCGGCGGGCCGCCGGGGACATTCCGGTCGGGGCGGCGGATGGTTCGGGCGCGAAGGTGGTCATGGTCTCGTCCTTCCAGTACGCGATTCGGGTCAGATGTCCAGCGACAGGGACAGTTCGATCTCGTCGTCGCTCATCGCCGAGATCTGCTCGACGGTCTGCCGCCCCACCGCGGCCGCGAGCCGCTCCTCGGTGGGGTTCTGGAAGATGTCGCGGACGTCGATCGGGCAGTCGAACGCGGCCCGTGGCCGGGTCTCCACCGCCACCGCGCGCATGGAGTGGCCGCCGAGCACGAAGAAGTCGTCGTGCAGGCCGACCTGGCGACGCCGAGTACCTCGGCCTCGGTGTGCCCGGTGCAGCGGGACAGCAGCGACTGGTAGACGCCGAGCAGCACCATGTAGCGGGCCGCCCGGTTCGCCTCGGCCACCTGGTGCACCGCGGCCACCACGTCGGCGGGCAGGTTGAACCGGACAACGGCGCCGGAGCCGTCCCAGAACGCCGGTCGCGGCCGGTCAGTGGGCAGCGCCAGCGGGGTGAGCCCGGCCAGCCGGTCCCGCCAGTAGCCGAGCAGTCGGTCCATCCGCGGCTCGGTCAGCCGCTCCTGCTGCAACCGGGCGAAGTCCGCGTACCGCCGGGCGGGCGGCGGCACCGGCTCACCCCGGTAGCCAGCCGTCAGCTCGCGCAACAGCACATCCCATGACCAGCCGTCGACCGCGATGTGGTGCACCACGACGAGCAACAGGTGATCGCCATCGGCCAGGCGGACCAGCGTCATCCGCAACGGCGACACCGCGAGGTCGATGGGCCGGGCCAGCTCGCGCTCGAACGCCTCCGCCACATCCGCCGCCTCGGCGACCTCCAGCGTGGCGCCACCAGGCGCGGTCACCTCGGCGACCGGCTCTCCGCCGACCGCGCGGAACCGGGTGCGCAGCACGTCGTGCCGGTCCACGATCGCGGCCAGCGACGCGGACAGCACGGTGACATCGAGGGCGCCGCGGAGCCGCAGCGCCAGCGGCAGCAGGTAGTCCGCCGAGCCTGGCTTGAGCTGTTCGAGGAACCACAGCCGCCGCTGTGCGAACGATGTCACGGCCACTGTCGACCTCCGTGGTCTGCCGGGGTGCGCGGACTCGTTGGCACAACACTGGGGCCCGCGCCGCCGCGTCAGTAGGGAAGAAGGAGCACGACAGATGTGCGCGTTTGTCCCTACGGCCGGGCTGGTTCCGGCGGGCATCGTTCGTCCCGGCACACCAAAACCACGGACCACACCGGAGGACCGTCCGCGACGACGAGGACCAGTACTCGATCTGGCCCGCGACCATCGCCGTGCCGGGCGGCTGGCACCTCGAGGGCACCGAGGGGTCGCGGGCCGACCGCCTCGCGCACATCGACGAGATCTGGACCGACATGCGCCCGCGCAGCCTGCGCGAGCGGATGGCCGCCACGGGCTGAGCCCGCGTCCGACATCCACCCTGAAAAGGGGGTTCAGCCATGACCGACACGGTGCGACTGCCCGGGGGTGACTGGCGCCTGTGGCGACAGTTCTCCCTGCGGGGCGCGGGTTTCCCGGCCGCGGGCGTGCTGCGGATGGCCCCGGCGGGCGTTGGCCTGGCCGCCGACAAGTTCGGCGCGCGGCCGTCCGGCATCCCGATGTCCGGCCCCGAGTGGGCGGAGTTCGAGCGGTTCTTCGGCGAGGCCGCGGTGCGCACCGCGGTGGCCCTACAGGAGATCGCCGCGCTGCCCGCGTTCCGGGCCGCGGTCGGCTGGCAGAACCGGGCGATCCTGCGGTCCGGCATCGCGTCGTTCCTCGCCTGGACGCCGACCGTGGACAACCGGACCAGCATGCCGAGGTAGCGCGAGGAACTCGTCGCGCACCACTGGCAGCGGTTCTGCGTGAAGAACGACATCGGCTTCTTCGGCCCGGTCGGCTGGGGTGCCTGGAACCTGTCCCGGCGCGGCGTCACCGTCGAACCGGGCGACACCCTGATCGCCACCTCCGAGGTGTCCTTTTCCAGTTGGGCTATCGATATCCTCGCCGAGACCATCAGCGCTGACCCGGGGCTGCGTCGGTGGCTGGCGCCCCGACGGGTGTCCTTCGTCGGGATCGACGGCGGCGATGTCCGGCCGCCCGGCCGCCCGGCGCAGCCGGTGGAGCCCGCCCAGGCGCTGGTTCTCCCGCTGCGCGACGGCACCCGGCAGCCCGCCGTGATCGCCGCCGAGACCGGCCTGGCGCTGTCCGACGTGTTCGACACGCTGGCGGGCATGGCGCAGCGGCGCTGGCTGGTCTGGAAGCTCGACGTGCCGGTCGGCGCGCACCCGGACCACGAGCTGCGCGCCATCCTGGAGCGGGTCGGCGACGCGGGCGTCCGTGACCGGGCACTCGGCCCGCTGGCCGTGCTGGAAGCGGGCAAGGCCAGGGTCCGCGCCGCGGTCGGCGACGCCGCCGCCCTGGTCGACGCGCTGATCGCGCTGGAGGCGGACTTCGTCGAGCTGACCGAGTCCGCGGCGCAGCGGGCGAAGGGCGCCAGGACCTCGGCGAACCGGGCACTGGTGTACTCCGACTCGCGCCGCACCGCCTCCGCCACCATCGGATCGGCGATCCTGGACGAGCTGGCCCCACTGGCCATGTTCCTGACCGCGGCCCGCTGGATGACCAACCGGTTCGCGCGGGCCGCCAGGGAGCGGATCGGCACCGCCTATCGCGAGCTGGCCGCCGATCAGTCCACTGTGGACCTCGCATCGCTGTGGATGCGCTGCGTGCCGGTGCCGCACCCGCGGTCGACCGAGGACATCGACCGGATCACCGACGAACTGCGCCTGCGCTGGCAGCGGATCATCGACGCACCCGACGGCGCGCGCCGGGTCCGGCTGTCGGCCGCGGACATCGCGGACGCGGTGCGCGCGGCGTTCGACGAGCCCGGCGACGGCTGGAACATCGCACGCTACGTCAGCCCGGTGGTGTTCGTGGTGGCCGACGACGCCGCCGCGGTCGAGCGCGGCGACTTCGAGCTGGTGGTGGGCGAGCTGCACTTGGCGATGAACACCGTCCACGCATCGCTGTTCGTCCTGCAGCACCCGGACCCGGCCGAGTTGCTCGACGAGACCGACCGGGACTTCCCCGGCCGCCGGATGATGCCGATGCTGCCCAGGGAGCAGCTGCCCCGCTGGAACACCCGGAGCAGGCCCGCCCTGGTCCGGGCCCGGGACTACCTGGTCGGGATGGTCGACTACACCGCCGCTGATCAGCACCGCCCGCGCACCCTGCCCGCGGCCGATGTCGTGGTCGAGGACCGCGATGGAGTTTGGCAGTGGTCGTCCATCGCGTAACCGATGACTTCCTTCGTGCAGCAGTCGATGACCGTTGCGAGGTACAACCAGCCCTCTCCAGACGCGATATAGGTGATGTCACCGACGAGCTTCTCGCCGGGCGCATCCGCGGTGAAGTCACGGCCGACGAGGTCCGGCACCGGGCCGGCCGCAGCCTGCGTGAGGGTGAACCTCTTCGACCGTGGCAGGCAGGGCACCAGGCCCAGTTCGCGCATGAGGCGGCTGACCAACTCCACGCCCGCGGCTACGCCCCAGCGGTCCAGTTGGGCCTCAGCACCGGCTTCGGGGGCGGGGGCCTGGGGGTCGGTGATCTCCAGGACGTCGATCTCCCACCGTGCCAGCAGCCCGCGCTCGACGGCCTCCATCAGTTCCAGTTCGAACAGCACCGGCCCGTACAGCCGCTGATCGTCCATCGAGGCCACCAGCCGCCCCTCACCACCGGACACGGGCGGTGTCTCCCACAGCCGCGGTGTCGCTGTCATGAACAGCCGCCGCACCGCCGGCACCCGGCCCTGATCGAGCGCCGCCGCCCAGGATTTCCCCAGATCTCCCGACGTGCGGTGCGCCTCGTCCACCACCAGGAGGTCGAAGGCGGGCAGAGAAGGCCCGGTGAAGCCCTCACCGCGCACCGCCCGCTCCAGCACCCCCCGCCGGGCCCGTGCGCTCTCCTGCGGCCCGCCCACGCCCTCCTCGCCGTTCCCGGCGCCGTCCTGGCGGGCGCTCTGCGGCACTAGGGAGGCGTACGTCGCCAACACCACCACCGACCCAGCCCCGGCCACCCACCGCGCCAGCAGCCCCGGATCGGTGGTGCACCGCACTCCCAGGGCCTCCAGCAGCGGATCGTCCCCCAGCGAGCACACGGCGATCATTCGGCCCCGGTGCCCGGCACGCCGCCACGCCTCGGCCGTCTGCGCCAGCAGGTCCAGCGTCGGCACGAGCACCCCGCACCGGCCGCGCGGCACCAACCGGTGCGCGGCCACGGCCGCCGTGATGGTCTTCCCGGTCCCGGTCGCCATCACCACCGTCCCCCGCACATCCCCACCGGCCACATCGGAAAGCCCACGCACAACCGCCGCCACCGCCTCTTTCTGATGCGGACGGAGGTGGAACTCCCCCAGGGAAGGATCGCCGTTCTTCACCGCGTGATCTCCTTACAGCGCCTACTGAGGTTGAACTCGTGGAGTCGTAGGGGCTGACGGCTCCTCGCCGGTGCGGTATCACCGGGGTATGCGGTATCCACAAGGGGGCGGGCTGACCGCCGAACGGCAGCAGTTCCGCGAGGAGTTACGGCTGAAGGCCGCCGAGAGGTTCGCCCAGGGCGAGGCGAGCTCGGTGATCGCCAGGGACCTGCGGGTCAGCGTCCGCTCGGTGCAGCGGTGGCGGCGGACGTGGGATGAGGGTGGTCCGCGGGCTCTGCGGTCACAGGGTCCGGCATCGTTGCCGAGGCTGAGCGAGAAGCAGTTCGCCCAGTTGGAGGTGGAGCTGGCCAAGGGGCCGGCCGCTCACGGCTGGGAGGACCAGCGCTGGACCCTGAGCCGGGTGAAGACGGTGATCGGTCGACGCTTCCACCTGACCTACACGATCCAGGGCGTGCGCAAGCTCCTGGTGCGCAACGGCTGGTCCTGCCAGGTCCCGGCCCGCCGCGCCATCGAGCGGGACGACGAGGCGGTGGCCGGTTGGGCCCGGGAGGTGTGGCCCTGCGCGGAAGACTCGCGGCGGTGAGTGGAGCATGGCTCGTCTTCGAGGACGAAGCCGGATTCTCCATGACGCCGCCGCAGGCGAAGACCTGGTCACAGCGCGGCCGGACCCCGGTGGTGCGGGTCCGCGGCCGTTCCCGCAGGCGGATATCGATCGCCGCGCTGACCTGCTACAAACCCGGCCACCGGTCCCGGCTGATCTACCGGCCGCGCCGGGACGACGGCCGACGCGACGGACGTAAGAGCTTCTCCTGGCGCGACTACCGGGACCTGCTGATCGCCGCCCACCAGCAGCTCGGCGGCCCGATCGTCCTGGTCTGGGACAACCTCAACGTCCACAAGGCCGCCGGCCTGCGGGATTTCGCCGACTCCCGGGACTGGCTGACGATCTACTACCTGCCGCCCTACGCACCCGACCTCAACCCCGTCGAGGGGATCTGGTCCCTTCTGCGACGCGGCTGGCTCTCCAACGTCGCCTTCTCCACCCCCGAACACCTCGTCCAGCGCATCCGACACGGCCTACGCCACATCCAATACCGCAGCCACCTCATAGACGGCTGCCTCGCCGAGACCGGCCTGACCATCAGACCCACCTGAGCGACCCAGCGACATCACGAGTTCAACCTCAGTAACAGAATGCGCGCTTGGTGCCTGCGGTCACAGGTTTTCCGTCTCGCCGTGGGTGATGAACAGTGTCAGGGAGTGCTCCAGCAGCTTCAGGAACTGCCGCAGGTCATCGGCCACCTTGTCGAGCTCCGTTTCGTCCATCGACGCCGTCCGCGTCCGGTAGACCGCCCCATCAGAGGCCGCGACGTAGGCCAGGCCGCCGCCGTTCGAGCCGATGACCGGGCCATGGACCTTTCGGTCTGTGTCGGCATCGACGCTGCCGCCCTCCTGGAGCCGCTGCAGGACGTTCGTGGCTGGTTCGAGGAAGTAGCCATTGCCGACGTCCGCCCAGGTGACATCGCCGATGCTGTCGTAGAAGGTGACCAAGTCACCTGAGGCAGAGGTGACGTGGGCCAGCCTGTGAGCCGCGACTTGATCATCGTGGTTAGCCGGCCGTACCTCGTTGGTCCCAGCGGGGAAGCCGTGCCGATCCTCGAACTCGCCTGTCATGGCCGTGAGAGTCCTGGAGACTCTGTCTGTCCACGAGGCCAGCCAGGCGGGCGAAAGCGATCGGTCACTCATGAGGCCGGATCATGGCATGAGCCCGGGACATCCGATGCCTGACCAGCGGTCCCAGGATCAGCGCAATGCCCTGAGGTGCCGATGAGTGATTGAGACAGCAGGCGAGTTCGAGGAACGCCCCATGGATGTCGGCTCTGCGTTCCCAGCAGATGCCAGACGTCGGAAGCCGTGCAGCCAGCCGAGACTTCGCTCCACGCCCCAGCGGTAGGTGCCCAGCCCCGTGCCGTGCACGGTGCCTCGTCGGGTGATGGCTGGCACGATGCCGCGGGTGCGGACCTGGTCGCGGTAGACGTCATGGTCGTAGCCGCGGTCGACGAATTGGGCATCCGGCTTGCGGCGGGCCCCCGCCCCGACCGCAAACTGGCGGAGTCGCGTCGAGCACCGCCAGGCGCTCATCGACGCCGTGGCCGGCCTGGTGACCGCGCACCGCCGCGCCATGTGGGTGCGGGAGGACGCCCGCCTCACCGGCGCCGCCTCCGACACCTGGGCCGCCGCCCGCGCGGAGAGCCAAGCCGCCGCCCGCCCATCCGCCGGCGGCCCCGACCGTCGCCGCCGACAGCCACCGGTGCATCCCCTAGATTGACCTGATGGCCGAACCTGATGGACAGAACATGCGGGTGGGGCTGCCTGCGCACGCCATCGAGGTCGGCCCCGACCCTCTGGCCCGCCCGACACGGAACTCGGTGGGCGGCTGGCCCTTCCTCGACGAGGACCAGAAGTGGCCGGACTGTTTCTGCGGCGAGCGGATGGTTCTGTTCTTCCAGCTCGACATCCCCTCGGACCTCGAACCTTTCAGCGGAGACCACCTCCTGCTCTTCCACTGCCGCGCGCACAACGATGCCTCCGACCCCCAGATGACCGACGGCCGGCTCGTGCCTCGGTACTGGGACGCTCCGCAGCCGCCCTATCCACGTCCGTTCTGGCGGGTACTGCTCCAGCGTGAGGCGACCCTGCCAGCGGCGGAGCCCGAGCCCTCCCTGCGCGCCCTGCCGCTGACGTTGCGGCCCTTCACGGACGTCCCTGCCGAGGGGCTGGGAGCCCAGACGTTCAAGGTGGGCGGTGCACCATCCTGGGCGCAGTTCCCCGAGTACTACCAGTGCGCGTGCGGCACTGAGCTGGTGTACGTGTGCCAGGTGCCGGAGGACATGGAATTCGCCGTCCGCCCTGGTCAACCGGAGCAGCCCTACAGCGTCGGGGCCGACACCTACGGGCTCTTTCTCGGTAACGAGGTCTATCTGCTGGCGTGCCCAGCCCACTGTGACCCGGCCGCTGTCTGGCCCGTTAACCAGAACTGACCCAAGATTGGGCCCGGTGAAGCCCTCACCGCGCACTGCCCGCTCCAGCACTCCACGCCGGGTCCGTGCGCTCTCCTGCGGCCCGTCCACGCCCTCCTCGCCGTCCTCTGCGTTCTCGGTGCCGTCCTGGCGGGCGCTCTGCGGCACCAGGGAGGCGTACGTCGCCAGCACCACCACCGACTCCACCTCGCACGCCCACCGCGCCAGCAGCGCCAGATCGGTGGTGCACCGCACTCCCAGCGCGTCCAGCAGCGGATCATCTCCCAGCGAGCACACGGCGATCATCCGGCCCCGGTGTCCGGCGCGCCGCCAGGCCTCGGCCGTCTGGGTCAGCAGGTCGAGGGTCGGCACGAGCACTCCGCACCGGCTAT contains the following coding sequences:
- a CDS encoding MbtH family protein produces the protein MSLRPGWFRRASFVPAHQNHGPHRRTVRDDEDQYSIWPATIAVPGGWHLEGTEGSRADRLAHIDEIWTDMRPRSLRERMAATG
- a CDS encoding lantibiotic dehydratase, producing the protein MKNDIGFFGPVGWGAWNLSRRGVTVEPGDTLIATSEVSFSSWAIDILAETISADPGLRRWLAPRRVSFVGIDGGDVRPPGRPAQPVEPAQALVLPLRDGTRQPAVIAAETGLALSDVFDTLAGMAQRRWLVWKLDVPVGAHPDHELRAILERVGDAGVRDRALGPLAVLEAGKARVRAAVGDAAALVDALIALEADFVELTESAAQRAKGARTSANRALVYSDSRRTASATIGSAILDELAPLAMFLTAARWMTNRFARAARERIGTAYRELAADQSTVDLASLWMRCVPVPHPRSTEDIDRITDELRLRWQRIIDAPDGARRVRLSAADIADAVRAAFDEPGDGWNIARYVSPVVFVVADDAAAVERGDFELVVGELHLAMNTVHASLFVLQHPDPAELLDETDRDFPGRRMMPMLPREQLPRWNTRSRPALVRARDYLVGMVDYTAADQHRPRTLPAADVVVEDRDGVWQWSSIA
- a CDS encoding DEAD/DEAH box helicase family protein; its protein translation is MKNGDPSLGEFHLRPHQKEAVAAVVRGLSDVAGGDVRGTVVMATGTGKTITAAVAAHRLVPRGRCGVLVPTLDLLAQTAEAWRRAGHRGRMIAVCSLGDDPLLEALGVRCTTDPGLLARWVAGAGSVVVLATYASLVPQSARQDGAGNGEEGVGGPQESARARRGVLERAVRGEGFTGPSLPAFDLLVVDEAHRTSGDLGKSWAAALDQGRVPAVRRLFMTATPRLWETPPVSGGEGRLVASMDDQRLYGPVLFELELMEAVERGLLARWEIDVLEITDPQAPAPEAGAEAQLDRWGVAAGVELVSRLMRELGLVPCLPRSKRFTLTQAAAGPVPDLVGRDFTADAPGEKLVGDITYIASGEGWLYLATVIDCCTKEVIGYAMDDHCQTPSRSSTTTSAAGRVRGRC
- a CDS encoding IS630 family transposase (programmed frameshift) encodes the protein MRYPQGGGLTAERQQFREELRLKAAERFAQGEASSVIARDLRVSVRSVQRWRRTWDEGGPRALRSQGPASLPRLSEKQFAQLEVELAKGPAAHGWEDQRWTLSRVKTVIGRRFHLTYTIQGVRKLLVRNGWSCQVPARRAIERDDEAVRLGPGGVALRGRLAAVSGAWLVFEDEAGFSMTPPQAKTWSQRGRTPVVRVRGRSRRRISIAALTCYKPGHRSRLIYRPRRDDGRRDGRKSFSWRDYRDLLIAAHQQLGGPIVLVWDNLNVHKAAGLRDFADSRDWLTIYYLPPYAPDLNPVEGIWSLLRRGWLSNVAFSTPEHLVQRIRHGLRHIQYRSHLIDGCLAETGLTIRPT
- a CDS encoding SMI1/KNR4 family protein; amino-acid sequence: MTGEFEDRHGFPAGTNEVRPANHDDQVAAHRLAHVTSASGDLVTFYDSIGDVTWADVGNGYFLEPATNVLQRLQEGGSVDADTDRKVHGPVIGSNGGGLAYVAASDGAVYRTRTASMDETELDKVADDLRQFLKLLEHSLTLFITHGETENL